A segment of the Lolium perenne isolate Kyuss_39 chromosome 3, Kyuss_2.0, whole genome shotgun sequence genome:
ACAGATATGCTAAGAAGCTTGGATTCTCCATCAAGTGTAGTACATCCAAGAACTCGATAGTTGATGGTCAGAAGGACAAACAGATGTTCGTTTGCAACAAGAATGGTAAGAATGAAGACATAAACATGCAAGAGGCGGCACCGGTTAGGCAAAGGAACAAAAGCATCACTAAGAAAACTGAATGCAAGGCTAGGCTAAGGATTAAAAGGAAAGGTAAAAAGTGGCATGCAACATATTTCATTGAAGAGCATAATCACAGTATGATAAAGAAGTTCTCTTTGAAGAAATATTTAAGGTCTCATAAAGGAattcctaaggaagaaagggACTTTGTCAAGCTCTTGCATAAGGTGAATCTCTCTGCTGGAAGGGTAATGAGGATCATGGGAGAAGTCTATGGTGGTCTGGCCAATGTACCCTATGATACCAAGTATGTTAGCTATTTCATGGCTACCATTGATGAAGATCAAACACACAAGGACATGTCAAAGCTGCTTTCTCACTTTGCAAGGAATAAAAAGGAAGACCCAGATTTCTACTTCAACTTGCATACAGATCATGCTGATAAGGTTGACCGCATATTTTGGGTTGATGGGCCAGCAATAGCTGCATACAAGAACTACAGCGATTGTCTCTCATTTGACACCACGTACATGATAAACATGTACAATATGTCGTTTGCGCCGTTCATTGGGATCAATAGGTATTGTCAGAGCATACAACTAGGTTGTGGTTTCCTAAAAAATGAAAATGTGGATAGTTTTGTGTGGCTCTTTCAAGAGTTTCTTGAAGCAATGGGCGGCCTCCAGCCCCAAAACTGCATTACTAACCAAGATGCAGCAATGAGATCTGCAATTCTCGCTGTATTTCCAAATTGTTGCCACGGAAACTGTAGGTGGCACATTATGCAGAATGCGCAGGCAGTTTTGGGAAATATCTTGTCAAAACATGAGGAGCTAAGGCAGGAGTTGAATGCAATTATTTACTGCATCATGTCAGTTGATGAATTCGAAACAAGGTGGGCAGATATGGTTCGCAAACACAGTGTAGCGGACAACACACATCTTGCTGATTTGTATCACTTAAGAGCAACTTTTGTCCCAGCTTACTTCAAGGATCGCTTCTTCCCGTTCCTACAAACTACCGCCCGGAGTGAGGGGTTTAACGCTGTTCTAAAAACATACAGTAACCCTCACCAGAGTCTGCATCACTTCTttgaacaatacttgaagttgcAAGAGAAAATTAATGTAGCAGAGGATTATGTAGAGTTTTTGGATGAAGATAAGACTTTCAGGGTGTGGGGTGACTACCCTCTTGAAGAGCAAGCTTTGAAGGTTTACACGCGACCCATTTACTTGCGTCTCAGGGCTGAGCTTCGTAAAGTGACATCCTACAATGTACAACTTATTGGTGGCCGAAGTTACGATGTTCTCCCAATTAAAACCTACGTCTATGGCTATGGTAGTAGGAGCTACCAAGTTGAGGCTAATGTCGAAACTGAAACTTACAGCTGCGAGTGCTGCAAGTTCAGTAGGGATGGGATGCTTTGCTGCCATATATTCAGAGTAATGGTGCAATTGGGTTGTATTACAAAATTCCATAGAAATACATACTAGACAGATGGAGAGTACAGGAGGAAACCATTGTGGAGGAAAAATAGACTTGCCTAAGGAGCCAGTGGGCAGGAAGATGAATAACAAAGAAAGGCAGCAGTTGCACTACGGCACTCTATGCAATGATTACATCATAGTAGCAAGAATGGCATCAACATCAGAGAAAGGGAAAGCCATTATAGATAAATACATTCTAGCTCTCGAGAAAGAGTTATTGGAAATGAAAGCTACTGAATCTGCaaaaaggaagaagaaaaaaCAGGCTGCTCCATCTTGTGATGAGGCACCAGATGTTGAAAATGTAGGTGATGATGGGCAAGGGAATTCTTCAAAGTTTGACCATGTTGAAGATCCGATTTATACTGCAAAACAAGGTCGTCCAGCTGAAAAGAGGAAGAAATCTGGACTGCACTTGAAGGCTACAAAGGTTGTGAAATGCAGTGTATGTGGGTCAAACCAACACACTGCAGCTACATGCAAAGATAGGATAACGCCAGGCTGTCACAAAAGAAATCGATTTCTTCCGTGACATGGTCTagcttattgaaaaatgcaaagtTGTTTCGTTTATGATTTAAGTTGTAATGAACTTAGCTTTGTGTTGACGTCAAACTTGTTGTATTCTTACTGTGGTAGTATGTGCTTCATGAAATGCAAAGTGTTGAACTGTTGTCCATGTGCTTACTGTTAGATGAATCTTTTATGAAATTACCAGACAGCACATGCATCTATGATTTTCACtcgaaaagaaacaaaaaaagagtAAAAAGGGGCACTCTGTAAAAAAAATAGCAAATGCACTTTATAAGCACCTTCAGGATGTATAAAAACACATGCAAATCAAAAATTGTTTCAGAAAAATACAAGAAaacatataaatatatatataacaGTGTGTAGAAAAAGCAGACAGAAAACTACACTTATACCACAACTGTCATACAAAAACAGACAACAAAATACTCATTCTAGTCTTCAGACATTATTACCTGGCTCCCTATCATCAAAGAAGAAGATCAACACTTCCTTACTGGGAAGAGAAGTTCCTCCCAGTCAATCATGTTCTCGACATAATCCATCCATTTCTTCAGGAATATCTTCCTAAGCGCAGGCATGTCTGATGGGTTAATTGGTGCCATCCTTCTCCCATTCCAACACTCAATGTACTTGAGCATGAAGAACCCGCAGTCATACCTTGGAAAACATAACAAAAGGAAAATGCATATATGAGCTAGAAAATCCATGGAGAACTAGGAAAATGTAGAATTGgaaatgcaaaagaaactagTCCTTACGTAGTCAATTGCCTTGGTGTAGTTATGTGCACTGTTTTGTATTTCGAGATGTCGATTTTTGATTCACTGTAGTTTGTTGCCCACAAATGTTTGATACTTCCAATGATCGTTCGAGCATCAGCCATCAGCGCTTTGTCCCCCTCACGCCTTAGTGAGTCCATCACTTCAAACCTTCCGTACGTCAAGTTCAGCACAATAAGATAGCAGTGCCCAGTCATTTTCTTGACTTCAGGTGTCAAATCTTGAAGAACTGAAAACATTATCTGTACAGTTGTAGTAGAATAGAAAAGTAGGATCATGAGCATAACCGTGGCAGGAGCATAACCGTGGCAACACAAAAACATGTTATATTTGAGAAAAATTGTAAAAATTACTTCCAATGGATGTTCTAACTCTTTGAATCATGTATTGGTGATAAGTTTTTTAGTTACATGTAGAATCTCCGTTGAAATAATTTATCATTGTATAAAAAAACACCCAGAAAAAAATGCAGTAAGCATGTATCCAGGAAGTttttaaaaaagaaaaaatagaGGAAGCAAAAAAGCTAAAAAAAAGAGATAGAACGTACCATATCTTTGTGGTCTAGGCGGTGCGTAGGTGAACACTCGAAAGCTTTTCTAACAGTCCTATCTAAAATACAGTTGGTTGCACTCCTTAGTTTAGTCTGCACACCATTATAAAGTATAAAAGGGGAAAATTTAAAGAGAGAAAAAAAGACTTATCCAGGAAATGCATAAAAGAAACATTTTAAGTGAAAATGATTTTACTAACCGCAATCATGAGAGGCATAACAAAAAAATCTGCTTGACCATGTCTGCAGAAAGCACTTGCAATGCGATCTCGCAGGTTGTGTTGCTTAGCCAACCTCCTAGCTTGACTGAGTCTGATAAATCGCGGAGTTTAACGAAAAAACTTCCATAGTCGATAATCCTTTCATCATTCAACTTATCTCTATTTCTGCCTCCATACATGCACACCTTGTTGTATAACTCAGTATCTGATTTGGGAACAGAAGGCTTCTTATCGTTTGCAACAAATGGCGATTTCTGTTGAGGTCCTAGCTTCAAAATCCTTTTTGTTTGAGGAACGGGTGTGGAACTACCAGAAGTTGTAGGTGAAACACCAGATGAATTCTGCAAGTTAATGGCTTTTCCTCCTGAGGTAGGCATCTCAATTGTAGCAAAAATCTTGTCAAGGGAGTCACCGCTATCATTGCTAGAAATGACAATAACTTCATCGACCTGTGAATCTTGATCCTTTTGTACTGTTTCAGCTTGCTGGACATGTACTGTCTGCTCAGGAACTCTGAGCTCAGGAACTGTGAGCTCAGGAGCTGTATGCTCAACCACTGTCTGCTCCCCAGGACTGAAACCGAGATCAAAAGATGGGAAATCTTCTGCCAACTCTCTAACCTTCCTCTGATGTTCTGATTCTGGAGTTTCTGCATTCCAAGTTCGACGGACAAGTTCTTGGACATGTTTCTGTAAGActttgaagaagatgaagtagaATTACAAAGCTTCGTCAAACTAGCATTAGCCCGTGCGTCAGCAGTAGCAAACCTTGTAAGCCTCCTTGGGCTAGGAGCAGTATTTTTGACATCTTCCTTCAGAAATGGAGATTTCACAGGAGACATTGATCTAGTGACAGGCCTCCTAGCAACTGGAGTAACCTGCCCCTGGTCTGAAAATGAAACAGATTTACTCGTCTTTGTTTTCAGTTGAGCAGAACCATTGCTTCtctcatcctcttgctccactTGCATGCCTTCTCCAGTGATATGAACTTGTGGAGTTTCAGTGCTTGATTGAGATCCAGTACCATATCCTTGAAGAATCCTCAATGCATCAACCGTGTTTGTATGCGGAAGAGATACTTCTGTCTCCACAGGCACTATAGGAAGTACTACCTCGCTGGCCTGGACAATTTCTTCAATGTTCACAGTGCCTTCATCAGTACCAGCTTCCTCGTATAGCTTCGCAGGTTCTTTGTTGAGTGTCTGATCATCTTCAGCAAAAATGTTACATGTAATGTCAACACTTTGACCATCTGATGctttttcttccaaaacaactgcGGGTCCTTCGTCATGACAATCTTCGCTGACGACAGTCactttcatcttcttcttcttaggTCGTCCCGCAGCAATAAATCTGTCATCGagtttccttttcttggattttaccGCATTGTCTCTTGGATCTGCTTCACCTTCCAGCTGGTCCATTTGCACATCTTTCTGATTCCCATCGTCCCTGACACTATCTTGCGCTTTTGTAACTCTCCTATGGCGTTTGTGCTTGCTCATGTTATCAACTTTCTTCTCTGCCTGGTGAAGATCAGGATTGCCTTCTTTTACTTGATTCGGAGCAAAGGACCTGATAAGGTGAGATAAGCCATCCTCAAACGCACTGCACATGTTTATGACAACTTCTCTGTACTGTACCAATTTTTGTTGCAAAAAAGCAGAAAAGAGAATGAAAACATTAGAAACTTGTGCACTCATAGTAACTACAAAAACATTTCATGTGAAATGGAAGAAGAAACACCAGTAACTTACTTCTTCGTTTGGATATTCTGGTGCATGACATCTGATGAACATGTCTATAGCAGATGGGTCATTTTTAAAAAGGACAGTCTTGTTCCTAAAGCAAGCCTTGAGTTGTGGCAgttcaacaaaaaaattagaataAAAATCTTGGTAAGTAAAATCAAACATGCTATTCCATAAAATGTTGAACATCATTTAATGGCACCATATGCAAGGTACAAAGAAGAAACTATTTACAAAAGCTAGTGTATATTTATTAGGATAACCAGTTCATACTTtgcaaaaaccaaaaaaaaatgaaagaaTTAAAAGAAACAATGGGCAGTACCGGTAATTTTCCAAATGATCCATCAGTGTTGGTATCCAAATCTACGACATGCCTTATTAACTGGTTAGTCCAAACACAAATGCGAGGTCCAGGAGGCAAATCTACAACGTCTGTTTCCAGTGAATCTACATATAGAACCTACAAACAACAAATGATTATGTCTTGTAAGAAATTGTTACAGAaacaataaaaaaatagaaagagTCAAAACAGAAATGAAGGAACTCACCATTAGGTATGGCATGCAAGCATTAAACCagttcttttttttcctttggcgTTCGCGGTCTTAATGAGGATGTCGATAATAAATCTTGCCCAGTCCAACCTTCGGATTGCTTCTATGTTAATCGCCGATGGATAACACTTTGGGCTAACATAAATTCCAGTTGTAGGAGCAAAAACGGAAGACATAAGGAAGATAATGAACTTCCTTATGTAAGCATCATCAGCGGGATAGCTGCGTTCcaactgcttctccacctccgataAGGTTGGTTGCCTCCCATTGTTGATCCCCATCATCTCTAGCACTGAACTTGTTGCATCGATGTTTTGCTTGTAAGGGACAGGGTGTGTACCCATGGGTACTGCCATCACACTCACAACCGACTGAACATTAACTGGGATTTTCCCCCTCTCACCAAAATCAAGAACACAAGCCACTAGATCAAAGTATTCCATGAGGAATCTGCATAACTCTGGGATTAGCTTTGAACACTTCATGGTAAGGATGGCACCAAAATCTGCTCCTCTGATCAAATCACGCTGCTTAGATGTCATTCCTTTGCAAACCCTAACAACCTTCATTGGCGAAGAACGGTTGAATAAGTTATTCTGCAACAAAAATGTAGTAGCATGAGAAACAACACCCATTTACAGCATGCAGAAGtaagaaaagaaataaaaaagggGAAGCATACAGTAGTAACAAAAAAGAGTTACAGAAAAAACCTTCTTCTCAAAAACATTATCATCTTCGTCTGCATTTTCCTCATCATGTAATGGATGCTCTGGCACATCGAAAGGGGGCTCATCAGAAGGAGGAACAGTCTGCAGCGGTACTGGTTCTTGTTGCACACCCTGAGATACATTTTTATACTGTAACctctccttcatcctcttgaatTTAGAGTTCTTCTGCCGGCTCTTTGGAGTTTTAGAATGTTTCTGCAACATACAAAAAAGTAGAAAAGCAGGAATTACCTAATCAGCATGACATAACAATATACATAAAAATCATGCATATGGTGGGATAGATTTCTTACGAGTGGGATTACAGGTTTCATTGCAACCTAATAGAGGACAGAAACAAGTGATCCAGAATAAAAAcctgaaaaaacaaaaaaataacaGTTAAAAAATGTATGAATTATAGATATAGTGGTATATGAGAACCCATGGAATATCTACAAATAACAGCAGCATAATTAACTACAACATAACTATTTTAAATATACACCCAACAATATTTAAATATACATCCAAAAAGGTAAGTCAATCTTAATATAACCTTGTTGTCTTGAAAATGCAGATGCAGAACAACATGTACTCAAGTTTTATACATCCAACAATATTTAAATATACATCCAAAAAGGTAAGTCAATCTTAATATAACCTTGCTGTCTTGAAAATGCAGATGCAGAACAACATGTACTCAAGTTTTATACACCCAACAGAATTTAAATATACATCAAAAAAGGTAAGTCAATCTTAATATAACCTTGCTGTCTTGAAATGCAGATGCAGAACAACATGTTAACAAGTTTTATACACCCACAGTATTTAAATATACATCCAAAGGATAAGTCAATCTTAATATAACTTTGCTGTCTTGAAAATGCATATGCAAAATAACATGTTAACAAGTTTTATACACCCACAGTATTTAAATATACATCCATAGGGTAAGTCAATCTTCCTATAACCTTGCTGTCTTGAAAATGCATATGCAAAATAACATGTTAATGAAGTTTTATACACCCACAGTATTAAAAATATACATGCAACAACACTTAAACACATACATCCATTAAACATAAGAAAAAATCTTCCAATAACCTTGATGACTTGATAAATATACATCCAAAAATACAATGACAACAACTGAAAACTGCATTGTATTTAAGCACATCAACAATGGATTTCATCACAGCAAAAATGACCTGCTCAAATCATCACATCAAACTATTTGATTGCATCAAGAGCAACTTGACCTACTCAAAATAATCACATCAACATTGGATTTCATCACAGCAACTTGAAATACTAAAAATGTACATCACGAATACCTTGAACTACTCAAAACTACATGACAGCCATCATTGGATTTGGAATTTATCTGTGGGGTGTAGGATTTACTACTCGAATCTACTACTGCTAGTACGGCAACTCGATCTGCTACTAGTACTACTACGATAACTCGATCTGCTACTTGTCGTGCTACGTGTGACAATGAACAAACAGTACAAGTACAAATCGGGATACTAATCATCAAAATCGACATAATCCGGTGCGAATCAAACACACCAGTGGGGCTAATGCAAACTATACCAAGCCACCAATGAGTTTCCGCCACAAAATCAACATGGACATGACCAAAATCATCTCGGCCATGGCCAAAATCATCTCGGTGGACGAACAGCTCTAGCTATCGGAACGAAATCAAAGCACGTAAGAGGGGCAGGGGCGCGAAATCGAAGCACTAACCAGCGTACCAGCTGTGGATCAACGCGGGCTCGACGCAGAACAAGTCGCCATCGCAGACACCTCCTCTCCACCTCGAATGGGACGAAATCGCGGGGACGGGCGCTTGTAGGTGCAGGCCTTCACGTCGTGGTCattgcttgcgcacagttgatgtggcgtagtagcttccttgtgacggtaaagcactcgtccgttgggaaccccaagaggaaggtatgatgtgtacagcaacaagttttccctcagtaagaaaccaaggtttatcgaaccagtaggagccaagaagcacgttgaaggttgatggtggcggagtgtagtgcggcgcaacaccagggattccggcgccaacgtggaacctgcacaacacaaccaaagtactttgtcccaacgaaacagtgaggttgtcaatctcaccggcttgctgtaacaaaggattagatgtatagtgtggatgatgattgtttgcagagaacagtaaaacaagtattgcagtagattgtattcgatgtaaaagaatggaccgggtccacagttcactagaggtgtctctcccataagataaatagcatgttgggtgaacaaattacagttgggcaattgacaaatagagagggcatgacaatgcacatacatgatatgatgagtatggtgagatttaattgggcattacgacaaagtacatagaccgctatccagcatgcatctatgcctaaaaagtccactttcaggttatcatccgaaccccttccggtattaagttgcaagcaacagacaattgcattaagtatggtgcgtaatgtaatcaataactatatcctcggacatagcatcaatgttttatccctagtggcaacagcacatccacaaccttagaactttctgtcactgtcccagatttaatggaggcatgaacccactatcgagcataaatactccctcttggagttactagcaaaaacttggccagagcctctactaacaacggggcatgcaagatcataaacaacacataggtaatagattgataatcaacataacatagtattctctattcatcggatcccaacaaacacaacatatagcattacagatagatgatcttgatcatgttaggcagctcacaagatccgacaatgaagcacatgaggagaagacaaccatctagctactgctatggacccatagtccaggggtgaactactcactcatcaatccggaggcgaccatggcggtgtagagtcctccgggagatgaatcccctctccggcaggtgccggaggcgatctcctgaatcccccgagatgggattggcggcggcggcgtctctggaaggttttccgtatcgtggctctcggtactgggggtttcgcgacggaggctttaagtaggcggaagggcaacgcggggggccacacgagggccccacacgccagggccgcgcggcctagggcttggccgcgccgccctgttgtggcggcgcctcgtggccccacttcctttccccctcggtcttctggaagcttcgtgcaaaaataggaccctgggcgttgatttcgtccaattccgagaatatttccttactaggatttctgaaaccaaaacagcagaaaatagcaactggctcttcggcatctcgttaataggttagtgccggaaaatgcataataatgacatataatgtgtataaaacatgtgagtatcatcataaaagtagcatggaacataagaaattatagatacgtttgagacgtatcaagcatccccaagcttagttcctactcgtcccgagtaggtaaacgataacaaagataatttcttagtgacaatgctaccaacataattttgatcaatactattgtaagcacatgtaatgaatgcagcgatttgaaataatggtaaatgacatgagtaaacaattgaatcataaggcaaaaacttttcatgaatagtacttaaagacaagcatcaataagtcttgcataagagttaactcataaagcaataattcaaagtaaagatattgaagcaacacaaaggaagataaagtttcagcggttgctttcaacttgtaacatgtacatctcattgatattgtcaatgcaaagtaatataataaatgcaatatgcaagtatgtaggaatcaatgcacagttcacacaagtgtttgcttcttgaggtggagagaaataggtgaactgactcaacataaaagtaaaagaaaggtccttcaaagaggaaagcatcgattgctatatttgtgctagagctttagttttgaaaacaagaaacaattttgtcaacggtagtaataaagcatatgagttatgtaatttatatcctacaagttgcaagcctcatgcatagtatactaatagtgcccgcaccttgtcctaattagcttggattaccgggattatcattgtgatacacatgttttaaccaagtgtcacaaaggggtacctctatgccgcctgtacaaaggtctaaggagaaagctcgcattggatttctcgcttttggttattgtcaacttagacatccataccgggacaacatagacaacagataatggactcctcttttatgcataagcatgtagcaacaattaatgttctcatatgagattgaggatatatgtccaaaactgaaacttccaccatgattcatggctttagttagcggcccaatgttcttctctaacaatatgcatgctctaaccattaaatgagtggtaaatcgcccttacttcagacaagacggacatgcatagcaactcacatgatattcaacaaagaaatagttgatggcgtccccagaaacatggttatcgctcaacaagcaacttaataagagataaagtgcataagtacatattcaataccacaatagtttttaagctatttgtcccatgagctatatattgtaaaggtgaagaatggaaatttttaaaggtatcactcaagcaatttactttggaatggcggagaaataccatgtggtaggtaggtatggtggacacaaatggcatagtggttggctcaaggattttggatacatgagaagtattccctcttgatacaaggtttaggctagcaaggtttatttgaaacaaacacaaggatgaaccggtgcagcaaaactcacataaaagacatattgtaaacattataagattctacaccgtcttccttgttgttcaaactcaatattagaaattatctagaccttagagaaaccaaacatgcgaatcagattttagcatgctctatgtatttcttcattaataagtgcaaagtatatgatgcaagagcttaaacatgagcacaacaattgccaactatcacattattcaagatattataccaattaccacatatatcattttccaattccaaccatataacaatttaacgaagaagaaactttcgccatgaatactatgagtaaagcctaaggacatatttgtccatatgcaacagcggagcgtgtctctctcccacacaatgaattctaggatccaactttattcaaacaaaacaaaaacaaaaacaaactgacgctccaagtaaagtacataagatgtgacggaataaaaatatagtttcaggggaggaacctgataatgttgtcgatgaagaaggggatgccttgggcatccccaagcttagacgcttgagtcttcttgatatatgcaggggtgaaccaccggggcatccccaagcttagagctttcactctccttgatcatagtgtatatcatcctcctctcttgatccttgaaaacttcctccacaccaaactcgaaacaaactcattagaggattagtgcataatcaaaattcacatattcagaggtgacacaatcattctttatacttctggacattgcacaaagctactaaaattcaatggaacaaagaaatccatctaacatagcaaaacaggcaatgcgaaataaaaggcagaatctatcaaaacagaacagttcataaagacgaatttttaacaggcaccagacttgctcagatgagaaaacttaaaactaatgaaagttgcgtacatatctgaggatcactcacgtaaattggcataattttctgagttacctacagagaattttacccaaattcgtgacagcaaagaaaactgtttctgcgcagtaatcaaaatctagtatcttacttctattagagactttacttggcacaacaatgcaataaaactaagataaggagaggttgctatagtagtaaacaacttccaagactcaaatataaaataaaagtactgtagtaaaaacatggcttgtctcccataagcgcttttctttaacgcctttcagctaggcgcagaaagtgtgtatcaagtattaacaagagatgaagcatctacAGCGGTGTTCggggttttctcaaccatgcatagtattttggatacataggtttcaacggcacccttttcattagtcttgggcttgctactctcatcaaaaaaatcttcaggaacaatccaattaaaattcttttctagtgcctcgcacattcccaagagcttgcaaggtattgatgttttaatatccccctcataattaactttattagtgtacttttgtctatctttttccattttttcaagggtgctagcaaagtttgtataagagccaagcatattatatttagtaaagacctttctagcttctcttgctacatcaccaaattctttaagaagggtttctaggataaaatctttcttctctccttcttccatatcacttagtgtaaggaacatatgctgcattacggggttgaggttaacaaatctagcttctaacatgtgtactaaagaagcagcagcaatttcataagttggagcaagttctaccaggtgtctatcttcaaaatcttcaaccgtactaatatgagtgaaaaaatcttctatattatttttcccgaggatagaccatcggcctaccggtacatccttaagaataaacttaggaggaaacatgatgaagcaagtaaagtaaatgcaagtaactaatttttttgtgtttttgatatagcaaacaagatagtaaactagcaactaatttttttttgtgttttgatttagtgcagcaaacaaagtagtaaataaaataaagcaagacaaaaacaaagtaaagagattgcgatgtggagactccccttgcagcgtgtcttgatctccccggcaacggcgccagaaaaagagctgcttgcgcacagttgatgtggcgtagtagcttccttgtgacggtaaagcactcgtccgttgggaaccccaagaggaaggtatgatgtgtacagcagcaagttttccctcagtaagaaaccaaggtttatcgaaccagtaggagccaagaagcacgttgaaggt
Coding sequences within it:
- the LOC127339983 gene encoding protein FAR1-RELATED SEQUENCE 5-like, which gives rise to MDPEYAPGVLDLNEPITEDFSVFDDLQKEHTPGNTTRTSSNADVTRSSEQSKHASGSNIGARGDDDDDEVQSTLVSQTEVQTPYPGMIFDSWDEAKMHYNRYAKKLGFSIKCSTSKNSIVDGQKDKQMFVCNKNGKNEDINMQEAAPVRQRNKSITKKTECKARLRIKRKGKKWHATYFIEEHNHSMIKKFSLKKYLRSHKGIPKEERDFVKLLHKVNLSAGRVMRIMGEVYGGLANVPYDTKYVSYFMATIDEDQTHKDMSKLLSHFARNKKEDPDFYFNLHTDHADKVDRIFWVDGPAIAAYKNYSDCLSFDTTYMINMYNMSFAPFIGINRYCQSIQLGCGFLKNENVDSFVWLFQEFLEAMGGLQPQNCITNQDAAMRSAILAVFPNCCHGNCRWHIMQNAQAVLGNILSKHEELRQELNAIIYCIMSVDEFETRWADMVRKHSVADNTHLADLYHLRATFVPAYFKDRFFPFLQTTARSEGFNAVLKTYSNPHQSLHHFFEQYLKLQEKINVAEDYVEFLDEDKTFRVWGDYPLEEQALKVYTRPIYLRLRAELRKVTSYNVQLIGGRSYDVLPIKTYVYGYGSRSYQVEANVETETYSCECCKFSRDGMLCCHIFRVMVQLGCITKFHRNTY